The proteins below are encoded in one region of Micromonospora pisi:
- a CDS encoding L,D-transpeptidase, with product MANVRRAWAMIAALVVVAPMALAGCGEGEKPRFVNATGQPTTSPTPPAEPVVLAITPATGAAKQPVSTEIGTTVTGGKITDVTLTTGGTKVPGSLREDGTSWVPDGPLKYAKQYEATVTATGPSGQVETKTTSFTTMAKPRSQIGSGLYLFDDKVYGVAMPVVVEFSPGIPKKDRAAVQRRMFVRTDPPQPGAWHWVANGTQAFYRAPKFWQPETKLTVRIGLEGIPLSNGKYGNVDRKASTRIGDSFEMKVDNSTKQMTVFENGKLVRTMPVSLGKRATPSSSGTMVVMEKKETTVFDTRDDPNPANRYVTDIDFAQRLTWGGEFIHAAPWSVEQQGRTNVSHGCVNLSTPNARWLFERTKIGDPVTVKGTERRLENGNGWTAWDMSWDEFVKGSALPVSTAPAATGSAPASPSAGVTPSS from the coding sequence ATGGCTAACGTCAGGCGGGCCTGGGCGATGATCGCTGCCCTGGTGGTGGTCGCACCGATGGCCCTGGCGGGGTGCGGGGAGGGCGAGAAGCCACGCTTCGTCAACGCCACCGGCCAGCCCACGACGAGTCCCACTCCACCAGCCGAACCGGTGGTGTTGGCGATCACCCCGGCCACCGGGGCCGCCAAGCAGCCGGTGAGCACGGAGATCGGCACCACCGTGACCGGCGGCAAGATCACCGATGTGACGCTGACCACCGGTGGCACGAAGGTTCCCGGCAGTCTCCGTGAGGACGGCACCTCCTGGGTGCCGGACGGACCGCTGAAGTACGCGAAGCAGTACGAGGCCACGGTCACCGCCACCGGTCCGTCCGGGCAGGTCGAGACGAAGACCACCTCCTTCACCACGATGGCGAAGCCGCGTTCCCAGATCGGCTCGGGGCTCTACCTCTTCGACGACAAGGTCTACGGGGTGGCGATGCCGGTCGTGGTCGAGTTCTCCCCCGGCATCCCGAAGAAGGACCGGGCGGCGGTGCAGCGTCGGATGTTCGTGCGGACCGACCCGCCGCAGCCGGGCGCCTGGCACTGGGTGGCGAACGGCACACAGGCGTTCTACCGGGCACCGAAGTTCTGGCAGCCGGAGACGAAGCTGACCGTACGGATCGGCCTGGAGGGCATTCCGCTGAGCAACGGCAAGTACGGCAACGTCGACCGGAAGGCCAGTACCCGGATCGGCGACAGCTTCGAGATGAAGGTCGACAACTCGACCAAGCAGATGACGGTCTTCGAGAACGGCAAGTTGGTCCGGACCATGCCGGTCAGCCTCGGCAAGCGGGCCACCCCGTCGTCGAGCGGCACGATGGTCGTGATGGAGAAGAAGGAGACCACGGTCTTCGACACCAGGGACGACCCGAACCCGGCCAACCGGTACGTCACCGACATCGACTTCGCGCAGCGCCTCACCTGGGGTGGCGAGTTCATCCACGCCGCACCCTGGTCGGTGGAGCAGCAGGGCCGTACGAACGTCTCGCACGGCTGCGTCAACCTCTCCACCCCGAACGCGCGCTGGCTCTTCGAGCGGACGAAGATCGGTGACCCGGTCACGGTCAAGGGCACCGAGCGCAGGCTCGAGAACGGCAACGGCTGGACCGCCTGGGACATGAGCTGGGACGAGTTCGTCAAGGGCAGCGCGTTGCCGGTCTCGACGGCTCCGGCCGCCACGGGGAGCGCTCCGGCCAGCCCGTCGGCCGGTGTGACGCCCAGTTCCTGA